The Gadus macrocephalus chromosome 21, ASM3116895v1 genome has a segment encoding these proteins:
- the serinc1 gene encoding serine incorporator 1: MGAVLGLCSMASWIPCLCGSAPCLLCRCCPSGNNSTVTRLIYAFFLMLGVGVACIMLMPGMEAHLNNIPGFCEGGMGSSLPGVKGHVNCDVLVGYKAVYRTCFGMAMFFLLFSLLMIKVRSSQDPRASLHNGFWFFKFATVFAITVGAFFIPEGSFTTVWFYVGMAGAFCFILIQLVLLIDFAHSWNESWVEKMEEGNSRCWYAALLSATTLNYLVSLVSLVVFYVYYTHPEGCTENKVFISINMLLCLGASVVSVLPQIQESQPRSGLLQSSLVTLYTMYLTWSAMTNEPDRNCNPSLLGIIGLNSTAPAGQEHATVQWWDAQGIVGLLLFLMCVLYSSIRNSSTSQMNKLTLASDESALMEDGPHSDNFQEGSSDGQSRATDNEKDGVTYSYSFFHFMLFLASLYIMMTLTNWYSPEADYQTMTSRWPAVWVKMCSSWICMALYVWTLVAPLVLVNRDFD; the protein is encoded by the exons ATGGGAGCGGTTCTTGGGCTGTGCTCCATGGCGAGCTGG ATCCCCTGTCTGTGTGGGAGTGCGCCCTGCCTACTCTGTCGCTGCTGTCCGAGTGGGAACAACTCCACCGTCACCCGGCTGATCTACGCCTTCTTCCTGATGCTGGGCGTGGGCGTGGCCTGCATCATGCTGATGCCCGGCATGGAGGCGCATCTCAACAAC ATCCCCGGCTTCTGCGAAGGAGGGATGGGGTCATCGCTGCCTGGGGTGAAGGGCCACGTGAACTGTGACGTGCTGGTGGGCTACAAGGCGGTGTACCGCACCTGCTTCGGCATGGCCATGTTCTTCCTGCTCTTCTCTCTGCTCATGATCAAGGTCCGCAGCAGCCAAGACCCGCGGGCCTCGCTGCACAACGG GTTCTGGTTCTTTAAGTTTGCGACGGTTTTTGCCATCACCGTCGGAGCTTTCTTCATCCCCGAGGGATCCTTCACTACTG tgtGGTTCTACGTGGGCATGGCCGGGGCCTTCTGCTTCATCCTCATCCAGCTGGTGCTGCTCATCGACTTCGCCCACTCCTGGAATGAGTCCTGggtggagaagatggaggagggaaACTCGCGCTGTTGGTATGCAG CGCTGCTGTCCGCCACCACGCTCAACTACCTGGTGTCTCTGGTGTCCCTGGTGGTGTTCTACGTGTACTACACGCATCCCGAGGGCTGCACCGAGAACAAGGTCTTCATCAGCATCAACATGCTGCTTTGCCTGGGCGCCTCGGTGGTGTCAGTGCTGCCTCAGATCCAG GAGTCCCAGCCGCGGTCAGGCCTGCTGCAGTCGTCTCTGGTCACCCTCTACACCATGTACCTCACCTGGTCCGCCATGACCAATGAGCCCG ACAGGAACTGCAACCCCAGCCTCCTGGGGATCATCGGTCTAAACAGCACCGCCCCGGCGGGGCAGGAGCACGCGACGGTGCAGTGGTGGGACGCCCAGGGCATCGTGgggctgctcctcttcctcatgtgTGTCCTCTACTCCAG CATCCGCAACTCGTCCACCTCGCAGATGAACAAGCTGACCCTGGCCAGCGACGAGTCGGCTCTGATGGAGGATGGGCCGCACTCCGACAACTTCCAGGAGGGCAGCAGCGACGGGCAGTCCCGGGCCACAGACAACGAGAAGGATGGGGTCACCTACTCCTACTCCTTCTTCCACTTCATGCTGTTCCTTGCCTCGCTGTACATCATGATGACCCTCACCAACTGGTACAG CCCTGAGGCCGACTACCAGACCATGACCAGCCGCTGGCCCGCCGTGTGGGTCAAGATGTGCTCCAGCTGGATCTGCATGGCCCTCTACGTGTGGACCCTGGTGGCGCCGCTGGTCCTGGTCAACCGAGACTTCGACTGA